In Rhodococcus sp. OK302, one genomic interval encodes:
- a CDS encoding histone-like nucleoid-structuring protein Lsr2, translating to MAKKVVVTLVDDLDKGSQADETVEFSIDGVGYEIDLTSAHAAELRDMLSAWISHARKSDARKGANGATSKYRPISERDESANIREWAKTAGYVMAPRGRISIEVRKAYENAI from the coding sequence ATGGCGAAGAAAGTTGTCGTCACATTGGTCGATGATCTCGACAAGGGCTCGCAGGCTGACGAGACTGTCGAATTCTCGATCGACGGGGTCGGATACGAAATCGATCTGACGTCGGCGCATGCTGCGGAACTGCGAGATATGTTGAGCGCGTGGATTTCTCACGCACGCAAGTCTGATGCGCGCAAGGGGGCCAACGGTGCGACTTCGAAGTATCGTCCGATTTCCGAACGGGATGAGAGTGCGAACATTCGTGAGTGGGCAAAGACCGCCGGCTATGTGATGGCTCCGCGCGGTCGCATCTCGATCGAAGTGCGCAAGGCCTACGAGAACGCAATCTGA
- a CDS encoding esterase/lipase family protein, which translates to MRRIGFFGGAVLAAAMLVGTVSTSVASAQAPLPVPNAFLAGVPLELGNPGGSAPGSNDFSCKPTAAHPNPVVLVHGTGGNRQTNWATYAPLLANEGYCVFALTYGNFPDQPWPLSAIGAMQEISSSAEQLSSFVDQVLAATGAEKVDLIGHSQGTIISGYYAKSLGGAGKVDNVVSVAPLWKGTLGNEQVSIGRTLRDLGVSETAQAGFPICKACLNMGAGSDFIEALRAGGVYAPGVRYTNITTRYDELVLPYTNGLEPGPNATNIVVQDSCEQDISDHLAIAASLRAATFALNALDPAHPRPVPCNPVWPIVG; encoded by the coding sequence GTGCGCAGAATCGGTTTTTTCGGGGGAGCGGTCCTTGCCGCGGCAATGCTCGTCGGGACGGTTTCGACGTCGGTGGCGTCGGCGCAGGCCCCCTTGCCTGTTCCCAATGCATTTCTTGCCGGCGTTCCACTGGAGTTGGGTAATCCGGGTGGATCTGCTCCGGGATCGAATGACTTTTCATGCAAGCCGACTGCGGCACATCCCAATCCTGTTGTGCTCGTGCATGGTACGGGTGGTAATCGTCAGACCAACTGGGCTACCTACGCGCCGTTGCTTGCCAATGAGGGCTACTGCGTTTTCGCATTGACCTACGGCAATTTTCCCGATCAGCCCTGGCCGCTGTCGGCTATCGGTGCGATGCAGGAAATTTCCTCCAGTGCAGAACAATTGTCGAGTTTTGTCGATCAAGTTCTAGCGGCCACCGGTGCCGAAAAAGTTGACCTGATCGGCCACTCCCAGGGCACGATCATCAGTGGCTATTACGCAAAGTCTCTCGGCGGTGCAGGCAAGGTGGACAACGTAGTCTCGGTGGCGCCGCTGTGGAAAGGAACGCTCGGGAACGAGCAGGTAAGCATCGGTCGTACTCTGCGTGATCTCGGAGTATCCGAGACGGCGCAGGCAGGGTTCCCCATCTGTAAAGCCTGCCTGAACATGGGGGCGGGTTCGGACTTCATCGAGGCTCTTCGCGCCGGTGGCGTTTATGCGCCCGGTGTTCGATACACCAACATCACGACGCGCTACGACGAACTGGTCCTTCCGTACACAAACGGTCTGGAACCAGGACCGAATGCAACAAATATCGTTGTGCAGGACAGTTGCGAGCAGGACATCTCCGATCACCTCGCGATTGCCGCGTCGCTGCGAGCTGCGACCTTTGCTCTCAACGCGCTCGATCCTGCGCACCCGCGACCGGTACCGTGCAATCCGGTCTGGCCCATTGTGGGTTGA